A window of Acropora muricata isolate sample 2 chromosome 6, ASM3666990v1, whole genome shotgun sequence genomic DNA:
GTGGTCGGTGCAAATCGATAATCTGTTCAATATATTGCAGCCGCTTCGTTTCCCAGGATGAATCTACCGAGAAGAGATTGAACTAggtctcattttctttttctaagaaCCGGTGATACCAAATTTTGAGGGCCTGCGAGAGTGAAAATCCCACCTAACCAATCGTTTTCTCTCACTGCTGGTCACAGAGCTGGTCTCTGTCGTTCTTATCTAAGGGCTTCCTTTGTAATATCACACCCACCCCGTAACTTGCCTTTGCTCAATAATTTCCTTTCGTGTCATTTTAGAACGGGAAAAGAAATTGAttgaaaacaatatttcaattatGGACGAGACAGTACAATTGCGAGAGCAATTTGAAACTTTCAAGAAGGAAACTTTGGAAGAAATAGCAAAAGGCATGACACACCAGCAATTTGCCAGCAATATGATGCAAACACAATGCAAAGGTAAGAAGACCTTAGTGCAATAGTAATCATCTACCAGTCTTTTTTTCAGGTGTACTGCAAGGCTATGAGATACGATAGCTCTATCATGCTCgcctgaaattgaaaattgtaaacGAAGAGAATGTATTTGTGACAACTCCTTTTCATTTTAGAAAAAGGGACTGAATCCGTAAAATGGGTGGATTCAAGTTTGATAGAGAAAACAAATGAGTTGAATCAAGCAGTGGAAAAAGTTAAACGGGATATCATCAAAGAGGAGGAAAGAATTAATCATCAACACGATCAGTTGAAAGTTCTTCTTGACACCGCTCATGACGCTCTAGAAGTTCCAACAGGTATGATCAGTCGAAACGTGATATCCCAATAATACGAATCATATTCTGTGCTTTTGAGAAGAGGATGATTTCCGATATATCTTGATTGTAGGTGACGATAGCCAAGTTTGCATGTGTTTCCGGTGTTCGTCTTGTGATGTTACTGATTTTGTGTGTCCTTTAGTTAACCCGATAGCTCTTGAACAAGGTCATGAAGATGCTACGCTACGCTACTccactcttcaaaatacagccACCCAAAAGGACGCTGCAGAGCCTCGCAAGGCGCAAAATCCGTACACGCTCAAAGCCGCGGCGTGGAAAGGTGAGAATTGGTATTCGTGATTGAATTACATTGCAAAAGGGAGCACGGTTTGCGCTTGCAGTGGTGAGAATACCCGCCAAACAAAAGGTTCTGACTAGAATTGGGACCAAATTCGGACCAGGCTTGGATCCTGAACTGAGCACCTTGTGTGGGATTCACTTGTTGGCTCTCTAATTTAATCTGCTAGAGGGTCCCCCCTTAAGTATTAGTTGATATGATCTAGAGTCCCCCAATTAGGCCCGTGCCTGCTCTGCTAGTTAAAGTTTATAGTTCAATAATGCGACTGTTATCATTAGAATCAGCACCCTGCCTTCCCCCGCCCCTTTAATTTGGAACCTATCAGTCATAAAACGAAAGAGAACAATTTCGCTTTTCTGGCGATCATCATGGCAGCCAATAATCAATGTTTTGTACACGATGGCAGAGAACACGAAGTCACTTGTAGTTTAGATGTACTCCGTAGACTACAGTTGAGTAGAATTTTCGTGTGGAAGGTCAGGCAtattcttctattgaatttgtTCATTGCTTTGTTAAGGTAAAAGTGGAGTCCTAAACGCAAGACCTCTGCCATCGAACAATGGTGTGGCCCAAGTCGCGGTCCCTGTTGAAGTAAAACAGTTCATGTTTAATCCAACTGAAACAATGACAACTCCGCAGCCGCAAACCATTTATCAGAATCAGACAGGTGCGATTTTTTGGCTTTGTGCAGTAAAATGgagaataacaaattttcacaGAACTAAAATCTTATAGTTAGCCTGTTTAATGATTGTTCAACTTCGATAAGGGGTAATGTCGAAAAAAAAGGTTGTTTAAGCAAGTAAACTAAAAGCTGATTAACTTAAAAAATCGGCAATTTTTCCATGACATcgctttttaattttatttgtttagtttaaaaacttgtttttttttttaaaggatttcTCTAAAAATTTTCCGATAAAAATCAACGGAAaaagacgacgtttcgaccactgtcaagtgaatgataaaagttaaaacaatgaatataatatatatatatatatatatatatataactgatcacaaatgaagccaaacgacaaacttttttgcacacctatatttcgactccgtacaggagtcttcatcagggtaaattacagttgccctgcacgcgtcatactaatttttacaagcttaaattaaaacatacacgtgcgtgcgcgtttttcaattaaccgttaactctcctacacgcgcgcgctaaatACATAAAAagcagttcacgtacgtctagaacgcctgttttgcacaaagaaaaaatcattatcattcagtccattcggaactagagtcttcaatctataggcccattggccctccttctctctcagatgttcttcgccattaacctggtctattaattgAATCTTAACGTCACTTAGTCCGTTATGTCCTTCACTAcagaaatgtcggtacaagagatcatcagccaatttctcggcctgcgctaacttttcgtgctttctgattctagacttatggttgttaaatcgaagtctaaagttagtaattgtagagcctacatactgcagcgcacatttcttacacgtcattaagtaaacaacattactagaattacagttaaggttgtaattaattgaatatcttcgatcgtcctgtgaacttttaaaatgactgctctcacccatgtatttacaaacttcacatcttctcgacgaacattttacgcttcctaataacaaatttttcgatacatggttgtccacctttgcacggaccaaatagtcccccaggctcttcggtttcctaaacgccacaaatggaacactcttgatggcgttcttacacctctccgacgactctagaataggatgaaggtccctgagtattttactgatgtctggcaaccggggatggtatgttaccacaaaaggcgtttttgtagagcgtggctggttactgttgcccaaaacgtcaatcctggacatccttctaaccttatctatctgaccctcaacataggccttcctataacccctctccatcaaaaatctcactagctcccccgctctcttttcaaaataagcagACTTCGAACAAATTCTACGTAATCTCATCGCCTGGGCAAATGGAATGCTTCTTTTATAGGCACCCGGATGACAAGAACTGGAATGTAAATATTGATGACTGTCCGTCGGCTTAATAAAAACATCTGTCTCCAGCATTCCCGACTCGTTTAGCACCTTGACGTCCAGAAAATCAATCTCGTGCTTCGACCATTTGTAGGTGAATTTAATAGTCTCATGCGCGCTGTTGAGGTAATCAATGAACGTACGCAACTTCTCCTCTCCCTCCgtccaaacaatgaaaatatcgtCAATGTACCGCCACCAAATACGTGGTTTTACCTCCGCATTCTTAATCAAACGTCTTTCCAATCTGTCCATAAAAATGTTCGCATACGAGGGAGCCATCCTCGTCCCTATCGCTGTTCCCCGTTTTTGAAGATAATGATTTCCattaaattcaaagttattactccTTAGTACTAACTCTGCAAACGATAGTAGATCCTCATTAAGTGATCTTTGCTGTTCCGAATCATGCTGACCTTCCAAAGTACTAAGTGCTTCCTTCAAAGCCTCCAAAccctcatatatatatatatgtatatatatatataactgcagacagtactgtttcggccttctgggcctcatcagtgcagtgctgatgcagagatgaaggcgaacctttaaaggccacctcgagcttcccacaaatgtggtaactcagtcctgccagagtgctcgaactagagtactctagtgagcgtgcgcaattgctaaatagcaaggactcatctcagatagagtgctcaatttggtttttacaccaaagagctatatctaactgcagacagtactgtttcggccttctgggcctcatcatatatatatatatatatatatatatatatatatatatatatatatatatatatatatatatatataactgcagacagtactgtttcggccttctgggcctcatcagtgcagtgctgatgctgagatgaaggcgaacctttaaaggccacctcgagcttcccacaaatgtggtaactcagtcctgccagagtgctcgaactagagtactctatatatatatatattatattcaATTTGGTATTTGCACCAAAGAGCTAtgtctaactgcagacagtactgttatttatatatttatatatatttatatatatttatatatatttatatttatatatatttatatatatttatatatatttagagaatatagatatatttatatatatttatattatatatattatatatatttatatatatttattcagaaggccgaaacagtactgtctgcagttagttatttatatatatatatattttaatttatttatttatttatttaacaattattcctcgagtcggCCTCATGgtctattgactcagaggccatgaggacgataactagttggtcaaaaaatatcgagacaaaacatctttcgcttgTTATGTTAGACTTAAATCCCTTTTTGCCGCCATAACGTTACAaattcgctactagtgggctataacatatatgGGCCCAACCAATCAGGACGCAGCCTTTataatagaccacaagttggattttacttaatATATATCCATATTTATGTATGTAAGGGGTGTAAAAAGAATGGAGAATTGAAACAGACAATAAAAAGTACAAAGAAGCCTAATTAAAGAGCTAAATAAAAATTGAAGACtcattaaaaaccttagcacagATATAGAGCTCGATTACACATTCGGACTActaggtctcagttcgtgaacAAAAACCATTTCGAAAGGTCAGTCTAACAACACCAGAGACGAGCCTTTGTGGGCtattttctttgtatttcagGGCTTTTTCCCTGATCATCTTAGGGTGAATGCAGCTTAATGTTTCAGCGTGCGTTAATACTTACAAACCATCCTCCGAGACCCACGAGGAATCTGGTGACGGGATAAAGAAATATTGAACAAATCGGGACTGGCATAAGCttacaaataaacaacaaattcttcttttgtttttgttttcttgtttattatgaaaggtttattttattttgatttatttatttttcgcaGATAACATTTACAGACACGGTCACCATCTTTCACAGAAAACTGTTTGTAAACAAACCCCACCTTCTCAACATATGGTCTTTActggaaatcatcgcgaaattCACACGAATTCGATCAGAAACTGCGCAGATACAGGTAAGTATTTAGTAAAGAATTGCATCGGTGCTGCAACGGTGGAAAGTAGTAAACAAAGTTTGAATTCTCAATGATATAAGTTGGCCACCGTAACATAtttaaaagctgacgtttggagaGTTCGTTTGGAGGGAGGGGCTAACGCCCGAAACATTAGCTTTTGCAAAGAGGAAAAGAcagtcttttcattttttttccacaggcCGCTACTTGCATGGTCGTCCACTGCCTCAGAGCGGCACCTTTGATCCGACAGCTGGGAATCTATCACGAAGAAGTAAATTGCAGTAATCGCTTTAAATGTTCTCCTTTCATTCTGAATAAAAGATTACAgcaaaattccgaaaataagcctctccatgtataagcccctccaaatgTAAGCCGCTCAAACTCGTAACACAAAAAAGCCTCCGTTAAATCGCCCCTTCGAATATAAGCCCCCGGGGACTTATACTTGAAAATTGCCCCCagatataaaataaaacaaagcaaaaacagaacaacaacACATAAATTTCCTTCTCACTATAAGCTAGCCCAATCAATTTTGTAACGCAAATTTGCCTGCGTATATAAGCCACTCCGTATATAAGCCCCTCCGAATATACGTCCCTCCTAAAATTAGCCCCTCAAAAagagcctttgaaaaatataaatgaatttctagttttgtaagaaactgtggtcctgcgtcggtgggagagtgaaacaaaaatttggttttatcaaacgagttgataaaggttgaattaccacagtgaaagatttagaaagctgacgtttcgagcgttagcccttcgtctgagcgaatgaccaagggctaacgctcgaaacgtcagggGTTATTATCGAAATTTTACAGTATTAGTCTGTGCTAATGCAAATAAGTAACCCGATTGATTGACCATTTATTCATGCATCTTGATGTCGTCACTGTAGCCATTGttattgcttgtttgtttttcagaagGAGAGGAGGGGGGATTCATCATTCGAACATTCAACAAATTCTTTAGATTCTGGTAAGTTCCCTTATAACTTGAGTTGGACCGCCCTCGAGAGTGTAATTGCTACTGACCTAATTCTTTTGGCAAATAGGTCATATCATGCAAGGTGACGTATTTTGAACTAGTTGCTTCCCCGTAAAACCCACTCCCACTCGACGTCTCCCCTAGtatccttcgcagccgtctttagGGACGTCACGAGCGTTGCGTGGCATAcaaaaagacggctgcgaacgATATTACGTCTCATCTTGAGTCGATGTAGCCTGCGGAGAGCAGACGCATTTTTCGGCTTTTGTCTTATCCTTCTTTTCTCGGCGCCGAAAAATGCGTCTGCTCTCTGCAAGCTAGAGTCGATGAGGTTCTCTCAATTTCTTGAATAAGATGCAATTGCAATGAATAGTATTCTCACTGgagttttattgttgtttttcccCTCAGACATGTCTTTCACGGAAATAACCGAAGTTTATCTGTTGTTTGTTTCATCTACATTTCtcttcatttcctttgttaTCTTTCTGTCACATCTGCAACGCATCGTTTTGCTGAAGTAGCTCGCAAAGTGAGGAATTTATTTAACTTTAAAGATATTTATGATATCCGTTGATAAAAGAGTTATTGTattattgtgaaatatgcaagcgaagtggaaaaaaaaaaaacatgcttacCTACTGAGACAAATACGTTTTTCctagtagtctccttcgcatcCGAACACTGCCCGGTATTCTTGGGAGGGGGAAGGCGTTGCCATACATCCCGAAAGACTGCTGCAAACTGAGGAGACTAGTTTCCTCTCGGTCACATTATGTTAGTACACCcctgtgttgttgttgttactttgTCCCCTTTGAATCCTATCAGCTGGCTCTCAAAATTCGAGttgtgtccagaaatgcactaAGTTAAATATAAAAGGAATGCTGTAGACAAAGGGGCTTTTAAATCAACAAACGTGATCTAGATTGAAAACATGTGGCCTTAAAATATGGGCGCATTTCTGCCACTTTCAGAATAAGGAATTACGTCGGTGTTGACAAGCGCTAAAACACACTGACGACAGTGGCTACAACGAGGTTAATATCTGTCAAGTAATCTTAAAAAGTTACTTTTTccggcttctatacgcaattgtttaaattgcgttcataactccgatgatcatagtttacttgatttcaaatccgcagtccaatatatgaaacatttcatatatcacttcacgcAACCCTTCGTCAAAACAATGCCACTGAAAATTGATCTCCACAGTCAGAGAACtgatttttgtagctacttctcttataagagaagtagctactatgtcatcgagtgtggaagtccgtgagtggtccaatcttcggattgtcttcggaacatttatcggtagtacttcgcgGTATCGATTTTATACGATTtgagactcgacgaaacgctactacgtcaacgatagccgaggccaatatcgttatcatccgatcctttttcgtccgctctcgtcaacgatcgactacttatcgactgaaacgttccagttccatttggagtcaacagtgtgggattactggaaggaggatttgcttacaatgttctgctattttgctacagtaatcaggcacagcgttcaaacaatgtgcacgatgtttgctagaaaggacttctttgaGGTTGTGTGGCGGTCTGCtcaaaatttccaccagaaaaaccaacgctgaacctagatgtttgacttcgttagacggccatggtGGAGCGATTTgcgcagcgaaacacctcgaattggtccacgcacatcatctcgcaaacccttatacggattggcgaaaaaagtattaatcaaacttgtatgtcatgtccttattagaactgacaaggaaatgcacagttacacgtgatggtgtgaaaagctatcttttccattgaggatcaagtttttctattaaggacggtgcctactaattaaagatattttttccctggtgtgtgattatgcaggagatgtagatcttaacaagtcctattgaaatacaaaaagaaaattgggggtaaccacgcatttttcaaagataattcgtgaataatatctgtaaaaagctttaaaatacaaagcaatgtatggcgttctttctcaaattgaagcttaattatctctcaaaaatgcatggttacccccaattttcttttgggataccaagagtacttactaagatctactttctccggagggttttaaaccgtgcaaaaatatccctgtattagtaagcattggcgataggaaatccgagtatctggagatgcgcagaacgtatgcgcagtaacaatagtaggcaccgtccttaagtaagttttcataggatcaatttgtttggttaagtaacattgtagctgatgttgaatgatatttcaagttaaagaaatatatacttccacatgttgaaactgaaaagtgctctatctaggaaaaatacacaaatttccattggctgttagcagataaatcgattgccacagattattttaaattgttattaccaaaggcaagaaccggtactttgtgtacataaaatgtagtcttctcattttttggtgttagatcattgatgtcattcttgctcacttactagctgtggtgtaaattactgtggttttttttcacttctggtgttaagatttccagtgttacctcaaatttgatcaagggaatgtaaTAGCAAGAGGCAGATAGATGAgtgaatctgcgagaaaagggtcccaagacgaggaagccctttgctgctcattcacactttgtttcttccttcttgcctaaccaaatttgcatacttatttaaatttaacacaacttacaatacatttaattacttataatagagagctacatccctaacataattacttacaagactagcatctaccggtgttacacttttcataatttaacacaatttcaataaaaacaacaaacaagcatttaatacagtacagtgcaaacaataaaaaggtgAAGATTTAATTACAatgtagtattatgtcaaaacaatttgcactaaaatatatttttttgtacaacaacattaccttggga
This region includes:
- the LOC136919793 gene encoding uncharacterized protein, producing the protein MCFRCSSCDVTDFVCPLVNPIALEQGHEDATLRYSTLQNTATQKDAAEPRKAQNPYTLKAAAWKGKSGVLNARPLPSNNGVAQVAVPVEVKQFMFNPTETMTTPQPQTIYQNQTDNIYRHGHHLSQKTVCKQTPPSQHMVFTGNHREIHTNSIRNCADTGKYLVKNCIGAATVESSKQSLNSQ